The Gemmata palustris genome includes a region encoding these proteins:
- a CDS encoding TIGR02452 family protein, whose protein sequence is MYPKRSRAASIARDTIDIIAAGRYTNRKDETVHVRHLVESARDGTLTYPPDEPLPRFVPSERPTTFETINDTTLEAARKLVAEEFRPVALNFASARHPGGGFLGGARAQEESLCRASGLYACINNNAMYRAHAHLGGGFYTNYAIYSPAVPVFKDDEGELLDEPYLCAFVTSPAVNVGAIRDKERALVRDEMRERIDKVLTLMAGHGHDAAVLGAWGCGVFKNDPELIAELFAKALRGKFAGCFAKVVFAVLSSDGATISPFAERFSA, encoded by the coding sequence ATGTATCCCAAACGGAGCCGGGCGGCCTCGATCGCGCGCGACACGATCGACATCATCGCCGCCGGGCGGTACACGAACCGCAAGGACGAAACGGTCCACGTCCGCCACCTCGTCGAATCGGCGCGGGACGGCACGCTCACGTACCCGCCGGACGAACCACTGCCGCGGTTCGTGCCTTCCGAACGCCCCACGACCTTCGAGACCATAAACGACACCACGCTCGAAGCCGCGCGGAAGTTGGTTGCTGAAGAATTTCGGCCGGTCGCACTGAACTTTGCGTCCGCACGGCACCCGGGTGGCGGGTTTCTCGGCGGCGCGCGGGCGCAGGAGGAGTCGCTCTGTCGCGCGTCCGGGTTGTATGCCTGTATCAACAACAACGCGATGTACCGGGCGCACGCGCACCTCGGTGGCGGGTTCTACACGAACTACGCGATCTATTCGCCCGCGGTGCCGGTGTTCAAGGACGATGAGGGGGAGTTGCTCGACGAGCCGTACTTGTGCGCGTTCGTGACTTCGCCCGCGGTGAACGTCGGAGCGATCCGGGACAAGGAACGGGCGCTCGTTCGCGACGAAATGCGCGAGCGCATCGATAAGGTGCTCACCCTCATGGCCGGGCACGGGCACGACGCGGCCGTTCTCGGCGCATGGGGTTGCGGGGTGTTCAAGAACGATCCAGAACTGATCGCCGAGTTGTTCGCGAAGGCGCTTCGCGGCAAGTTCGCCGGCTGTTTCGCGAAGGTCGTATTCGCGGTCCTGTCGTCCGACGGCGCAACGATCAGCCCGTTCGCGGAGCGGTTCTCGGCGTAG
- a CDS encoding SPFH domain-containing protein, which produces MEDRELKLWSGWLGAFGVLVGLGAIIALIALASAWKEPKLVWAIVPLSVLWVISLAGFIVNGPNQARVVQLFGSYVGTLRKTGFFYGNPFYWRTRVSLRVQVFETGMNKTDETKDATGRVITQATSHREPLKVNDHDGTPIEIAAVVLWKVVNAAEAVFQVDDYEEFVKLQADAALRNLASRYSYDAPDTDAHSLRGHIEEVANQLKLELQERMRQAGVEVQEARISYLAYAREIASAMLQRQQAGAIIAARAKIVEGAVGMVEHALQMLSEKNIIELDGERRAAMVSNLLVVLCGHSAPQPVVNTGTLYN; this is translated from the coding sequence GTGGAAGACCGTGAACTGAAACTGTGGTCGGGCTGGCTCGGGGCGTTCGGAGTGCTGGTCGGTTTGGGCGCGATCATCGCCCTCATCGCGCTGGCCTCGGCGTGGAAAGAGCCCAAGTTGGTATGGGCGATCGTTCCACTATCGGTTCTGTGGGTGATTTCTCTAGCCGGGTTCATCGTGAACGGGCCGAACCAGGCGCGCGTGGTGCAACTGTTCGGGAGCTACGTCGGCACGTTGCGCAAAACCGGGTTCTTCTACGGCAACCCGTTCTACTGGCGCACGCGGGTGAGCCTGCGGGTGCAGGTGTTCGAGACCGGGATGAACAAAACGGACGAAACGAAGGACGCGACCGGCCGGGTCATCACACAGGCGACATCGCACCGCGAGCCGCTCAAGGTGAACGACCACGACGGAACGCCGATCGAGATCGCGGCCGTGGTGCTGTGGAAGGTGGTGAACGCGGCCGAAGCGGTGTTCCAGGTGGACGACTACGAGGAGTTCGTGAAGCTCCAGGCGGACGCGGCTCTGCGTAATCTTGCGAGTCGCTACAGTTACGACGCGCCCGACACCGATGCGCACTCGCTCCGCGGGCACATTGAGGAAGTGGCGAACCAGTTGAAACTCGAACTTCAGGAGCGGATGCGGCAGGCCGGCGTGGAAGTTCAGGAGGCGCGCATCAGCTACCTCGCTTACGCCCGCGAGATCGCGTCCGCGATGCTCCAGCGGCAGCAGGCCGGGGCCATCATCGCGGCCCGGGCGAAGATCGTCGAAGGGGCCGTGGGCATGGTGGAGCACGCGCTCCAGATGCTCAGCGAGAAGAACATCATCGAACTGGACGGCGAGCGCCGGGCCGCGATGGTGAGCAACCTGCTCGTGGTGCTCTGCGGACACAGCGCGCCGCAACCGGTCGTCAACACTGGCACGCTTTACAACTGA
- a CDS encoding alpha/beta hydrolase family protein has protein sequence MYFALTLVLAAPPLADVPAPRLLGELVELKTGTGTLYGTFDLPAKPGPWPVVLLHAGSGPTNRDGNGPLTRTDNLKMVGRALAAKGIAVLRIDKRGVGASASALAKEEDVRVETYAADVLAWVSLLRNDTRFTKLGYIGHSEGALIGLVAAQDAKFDAIVSLCGPGRPLQVVLREQLKRGLPDDLYKQSDTILTELEAGRAVKEAPKSLAALFRPSVQPYLISMFKHDPAKLAAGVSAPFLIVSGSTDIQVSAADAKCLGDANTSARVVTVEGMNHVLKVVPKTDRADQLPSYSDPSLALHPKLVPELVGFFTKSLSGK, from the coding sequence ATGTATTTTGCACTTACTCTCGTTCTCGCGGCTCCCCCTCTTGCGGACGTTCCCGCGCCGCGGTTGTTGGGCGAACTGGTGGAGTTGAAAACCGGCACCGGCACGCTGTACGGCACGTTCGATCTGCCCGCCAAGCCCGGGCCGTGGCCGGTGGTGTTACTTCATGCCGGGTCCGGGCCGACGAATCGCGATGGCAACGGGCCGCTCACCCGCACCGACAATCTCAAGATGGTCGGCCGGGCGCTCGCCGCGAAGGGCATTGCGGTACTGCGGATCGACAAACGTGGGGTGGGTGCCAGTGCTTCTGCGTTGGCAAAAGAGGAAGACGTGCGGGTCGAAACTTACGCGGCCGACGTGCTCGCGTGGGTGTCCCTGCTCCGCAACGATACGCGGTTCACAAAGCTCGGTTACATCGGCCATAGCGAGGGCGCGCTTATCGGGCTGGTCGCGGCGCAGGACGCGAAGTTCGATGCGATCGTTTCCTTGTGCGGTCCGGGGCGCCCGCTCCAGGTCGTTCTCCGCGAGCAATTGAAGCGCGGGTTGCCGGACGATTTGTACAAGCAGAGCGACACGATTCTGACCGAGTTGGAAGCCGGGCGCGCGGTGAAAGAGGCGCCGAAATCACTGGCCGCGTTGTTCCGGCCGAGCGTGCAACCGTACCTGATTTCGATGTTCAAGCACGACCCGGCGAAGCTGGCTGCCGGGGTGAGCGCGCCCTTTCTGATCGTGTCCGGTTCGACCGACATTCAGGTTTCGGCCGCGGACGCGAAGTGCTTGGGTGACGCCAACACGAGTGCGCGGGTCGTGACCGTTGAGGGCATGAACCACGTGCTGAAGGTGGTGCCCAAAACTGATCGGGCGGACCAGCTCCCGAGCTATTCGGACCCGTCACTGGCGCTGCACCCGAAACTGGTGCCGGAACTCGTGGGGTTCTTCACGAAATCGTTGAGTGGGAAGTAA
- a CDS encoding lipoate--protein ligase family protein translates to MSQTIRLLPFAGADGATNMSADEAMLESAVSGVASLRFYTWTAPTLSLGYFQHTEERGANANLAGLPWVRRSTGGAAIVHHHELTYALALPPGKQWVSQEHWICRFHHIVQGVLKERGVKTHAVVCGEEQKLGALVCFLHQTPGDLLLNGSKVAGSAQRKMRGATLQHGSILLHRSEFAPQLPGICDDAGAPKFAPEVLARMLTEAFATDTGWTVTAGKWTAEEQERTPAIRAEKYANRAWNEKR, encoded by the coding sequence ATGAGCCAAACCATCCGCTTGTTACCGTTCGCCGGCGCCGATGGCGCTACGAATATGTCCGCAGACGAAGCGATGCTGGAATCCGCTGTGAGCGGGGTCGCATCGCTGCGGTTTTACACCTGGACCGCGCCGACGCTCTCACTCGGGTACTTCCAACACACCGAGGAACGCGGCGCCAACGCGAACCTCGCAGGACTGCCGTGGGTCCGTCGATCGACCGGCGGCGCGGCAATCGTCCACCACCACGAACTGACCTACGCCCTCGCGCTCCCACCGGGCAAACAGTGGGTGTCGCAGGAGCACTGGATCTGCCGGTTCCATCACATTGTGCAGGGAGTGCTGAAGGAACGCGGCGTGAAGACGCACGCGGTCGTCTGCGGCGAGGAGCAGAAGCTCGGCGCGCTCGTGTGCTTCCTGCACCAGACGCCCGGTGATCTGCTCCTGAACGGCTCGAAGGTCGCGGGGAGCGCACAGCGGAAGATGCGCGGCGCGACGCTCCAGCACGGGAGCATTCTGTTGCACCGGAGCGAATTCGCGCCGCAACTGCCCGGCATCTGCGACGACGCGGGTGCGCCGAAATTCGCCCCCGAAGTTCTCGCACGGATGTTAACGGAAGCATTCGCGACCGACACGGGCTGGACGGTGACCGCGGGCAAATGGACCGCGGAGGAACAAGAACGCACTCCAGCCATTCGTGCGGAGAAGTACGCCAACCGTGCGTGGAACGAAAAAAGATGA
- a CDS encoding FAD-dependent oxidoreductase, with amino-acid sequence MSNAPEVIRAKCCIAGGGPAGMVLGFLLARAGVEVVVLEKHADFLRDFRGDTIHPSTLEVIHELGLLDDFLRHPHQEARVLAGNVAGAEFPLADFSHLPTKCKFIALMPQWDFLDFVSAHAKKYPTFRLVTRAAVTDLIEESGRVLGVRATTPEGLLEVRADLTVGADGRHSTVRARARLPVQDFGAPMDVLWMRLSRKPSDGDRPVGRFDRGRIFVMIYRGDYWQCGFVIPKGDHAAVMTRGLEAFRADIVAGAPFLVDRVEELRSWDDVKLLTVTVDRLRKWWRPGVLCIGDAAHAMSPVGGVGINLAIQDAVATANILAEKLGAGTVTGADLAAVQRRRTLPTQLTQWIQVQVQKRVITHALTARGPLKVPTAARLLQRFPLLRRIPARLVGVGIRPEHVKTKDAFK; translated from the coding sequence ATGTCAAATGCCCCGGAAGTGATTCGCGCGAAGTGCTGCATCGCCGGCGGTGGACCCGCGGGAATGGTGCTCGGGTTCCTCCTCGCGCGGGCCGGCGTCGAGGTCGTCGTTCTGGAGAAGCACGCCGACTTCCTCCGCGACTTCCGTGGCGACACCATCCACCCGTCGACGCTCGAAGTGATCCACGAACTCGGGCTCCTCGACGACTTCCTCCGCCACCCGCACCAGGAAGCGCGCGTGCTCGCGGGCAACGTGGCGGGCGCCGAGTTCCCGCTCGCGGACTTCTCGCACCTCCCGACCAAGTGCAAGTTCATCGCACTGATGCCGCAATGGGATTTTCTGGACTTCGTGAGCGCGCACGCGAAGAAGTACCCGACGTTCCGGCTCGTCACGCGCGCCGCGGTCACGGACCTGATCGAAGAGAGCGGGCGCGTGCTCGGCGTGAGGGCAACTACGCCCGAGGGTCTGCTCGAGGTGCGCGCGGACCTCACCGTTGGCGCTGATGGTCGGCACTCCACGGTCCGCGCCCGCGCCCGGTTGCCCGTACAAGACTTCGGCGCGCCGATGGACGTGCTGTGGATGCGCCTGTCGCGTAAGCCGTCGGACGGCGATCGCCCCGTGGGGCGGTTCGACCGCGGGCGCATCTTCGTGATGATTTATCGCGGCGACTACTGGCAGTGCGGGTTCGTCATTCCGAAGGGCGATCACGCCGCGGTGATGACGCGCGGACTCGAAGCGTTCCGCGCCGACATCGTCGCTGGCGCGCCGTTTCTTGTGGATCGTGTGGAGGAACTGCGGAGCTGGGACGATGTGAAGCTGCTCACCGTGACGGTGGACCGACTGCGGAAGTGGTGGCGCCCCGGGGTGCTGTGTATCGGCGACGCGGCGCACGCGATGTCGCCCGTTGGCGGTGTCGGAATCAACCTCGCGATTCAGGACGCGGTTGCGACCGCGAACATTCTCGCGGAGAAGCTCGGCGCAGGGACCGTAACCGGGGCCGACCTCGCCGCAGTTCAACGGCGCCGGACGCTCCCGACGCAGCTCACGCAGTGGATTCAGGTCCAAGTACAGAAGCGGGTGATTACCCACGCGCTGACGGCGCGCGGGCCGTTGAAGGTGCCCACCGCAGCACGCCTGCTCCAGCGGTTCCCGCTCCTGCGGCGCATCCCGGCGCGCCTCGTCGGGGTCGGCATTCGGCCCGAGCACGTGAAGACGAAAGACGCCTTCAAGTAA